Proteins encoded within one genomic window of Gemmatimonadaceae bacterium:
- a CDS encoding F0F1 ATP synthase subunit alpha: protein MASETILRPGEIKDILLREIEAADLHALDVEEVGSVLEVKDGIARIYGLRKAMAGEMLDVTSSETGNKVTAVALNLEEDNIGAVVLGDYLQLKEGDEVRRTARVLEVPVGPALIGRVVNALGEPIDGQGPIAATMTRRVESPAPGIIVRQPVKEPLQTGIKAIDSMIPIGRGQRELIIGDRGTGKTAIAIDTIINQKGTGVICVYVAIGQKASTVASVVEKLKQAGAMEYSIVVVAAASDPAPMQYIAPYTGAAIAEYFMYHEGKATLCVYDDLSKQAAAYRQLSLVLRRPPGREAFPGDVFYLHSRLLERAAKLSEDPSVVDNKTIFKPGGSLTALPVIETQAGDVSAYIPTNVISITDGQIFLESDLFFAGVRPAINVGISVSRVGGSAQVKAMRSVAGRLRLDLAQYRELEAFAAFASDLDAATKRQLERGARTVEVLKQPQYSPMAVEQQVAIIYAVSNGHLDDVPVNRCREWERGFHEFMGAQFPQVGEAIRKEKALSKETEGTLKEGIAAYKKSWK, encoded by the coding sequence ATGGCCTCCGAAACCATCCTGCGCCCCGGCGAGATCAAGGACATCCTCCTCCGCGAAATCGAAGCGGCTGACCTTCACGCGCTGGATGTCGAAGAGGTCGGTTCCGTCCTCGAGGTGAAGGACGGCATCGCCCGCATCTATGGATTGCGCAAGGCGATGGCCGGCGAGATGCTCGACGTGACCTCGTCGGAAACGGGGAACAAGGTGACGGCTGTAGCGCTCAACCTCGAAGAGGACAATATCGGCGCCGTCGTGCTGGGTGACTATCTCCAGCTCAAGGAAGGCGACGAGGTGCGTCGCACAGCGCGCGTGCTCGAAGTCCCCGTCGGTCCCGCCCTCATCGGTCGCGTCGTGAACGCACTCGGCGAGCCGATCGATGGCCAGGGTCCGATCGCGGCGACCATGACCCGTCGCGTCGAGTCTCCGGCGCCGGGCATCATCGTCAGGCAGCCGGTGAAGGAGCCGCTGCAGACCGGCATCAAGGCCATCGACTCGATGATCCCGATCGGTCGCGGCCAGCGCGAGCTGATCATCGGCGACCGCGGCACCGGCAAGACGGCCATCGCGATCGACACGATCATCAACCAGAAGGGCACGGGCGTCATCTGCGTCTACGTGGCCATCGGCCAGAAGGCGTCGACGGTGGCGTCGGTGGTGGAGAAGCTCAAGCAGGCCGGCGCGATGGAGTACTCCATCGTCGTCGTCGCCGCGGCGTCGGATCCGGCGCCGATGCAGTACATCGCTCCCTACACGGGCGCAGCGATCGCCGAGTATTTCATGTACCACGAGGGCAAGGCGACGCTCTGCGTGTACGATGACCTCTCCAAGCAGGCCGCGGCGTACCGTCAGCTCTCGCTGGTGCTCCGCCGGCCGCCGGGCCGTGAGGCGTTCCCGGGCGATGTGTTCTACCTCCACAGCCGCCTCCTCGAACGTGCCGCCAAGCTCAGCGAAGATCCGAGCGTGGTCGACAACAAGACGATCTTCAAGCCGGGTGGTTCGCTCACCGCGCTCCCCGTGATCGAAACGCAGGCCGGTGACGTCTCGGCCTACATCCCGACCAACGTCATCTCGATCACCGACGGCCAGATCTTCCTCGAGTCGGACCTGTTCTTCGCCGGCGTCCGTCCCGCGATCAACGTCGGCATCTCGGTGTCCCGCGTGGGAGGCTCGGCGCAGGTCAAGGCCATGCGTTCCGTTGCCGGTCGGTTGCGTCTCGACCTCGCGCAGTACCGCGAGCTCGAAGCCTTCGCCGCCTTCGCATCGGACCTCGACGCCGCGACCAAGCGGCAGCTCGAGCGCGGCGCGCGTACGGTGGAAGTGCTCAAGCAGCCGCAGTATTCGCCGATGGCCGTGGAGCAGCAGGTCGCGATCATCTACGCCGTATCCAACGGTCACCTCGACGACGTGCCGGTGAACCGCTGCCGCGAGTGGGAGCGGGGCTTCCACGAATTCATGGGCGCCCAGTTTCCGCAGGTCGGCGAAGCGATCCGCAAGGAGAAGGCGCTGAGCAAGGAGACGGAAGGGACGCTCAAGGAAGGCATCGCCGCCTACAAGAAGAGCTGGAAGTAG
- a CDS encoding helix-turn-helix domain-containing protein produces MRRPVDRSGASTGPLTIAVLAVRDRSRALARQAFPRRHHHLVLARQLKDFRAAFHRQLVDVALVDLGAPNDETPHAIDLAREYPSTPFVGLTPLRSTDASVVARCAASDFADLAVDSVDDGHLLDLILPLSFTRRFAVALREPHPVLHIDTPLRRQAWSSLVGYGGRPVLTETLASGMGITREHLSRAFAAGSNAPNIKRVIDLVRLLAAAELAKNPGYDVGDVAKVLGFASSSHLSTTAQRIIGTRPTSLARLRAVDLFERFGQGRNRSRRPNKPRPSH; encoded by the coding sequence GTGAGACGCCCCGTCGATCGCAGCGGTGCGTCCACCGGGCCGCTCACCATCGCCGTCCTCGCCGTGCGGGATCGGTCGCGTGCGCTCGCGCGCCAGGCGTTTCCCCGGCGGCACCACCACCTCGTGCTTGCGCGCCAGCTCAAGGACTTTCGCGCGGCTTTTCACCGTCAGCTCGTTGACGTGGCCCTCGTTGACCTCGGCGCCCCGAACGACGAGACCCCGCACGCCATCGACCTGGCGCGAGAATACCCGAGCACGCCGTTCGTCGGCCTGACCCCGCTGCGATCGACCGATGCGTCCGTGGTCGCCCGCTGCGCGGCCAGCGATTTCGCCGACCTCGCCGTCGATTCCGTGGACGATGGGCATCTGCTCGACCTGATCCTGCCGCTCAGCTTCACCCGTCGGTTTGCGGTCGCGCTTCGTGAGCCACACCCCGTGCTGCACATCGACACCCCGCTCCGTCGCCAAGCCTGGTCGTCTCTCGTCGGCTACGGTGGGCGCCCTGTACTCACCGAGACCCTGGCTTCCGGGATGGGCATCACGCGCGAACACTTGAGCCGAGCCTTCGCGGCGGGGAGCAATGCGCCCAACATCAAGCGGGTCATCGACCTGGTGCGTCTTCTGGCGGCCGCCGAGCTGGCCAAGAACCCCGGGTACGACGTGGGAGACGTGGCCAAGGTGCTCGGTTTCGCTTCATCTTCGCATCTGAGCACGACCGCCCAACGGATCATCGGGACGCGCCCAACCTCGCTGGCTCGGCTCCGGGCGGTTGACCTGTTCGAGCGGTTCGGCCAGGGGCGAAACCGGTCCCGGCGACCCAACAAACCAAGACCGTCCCATTGA
- a CDS encoding NUDIX hydrolase encodes MTPARARSQRHDETREEISAGGIVVRRTPDAPLFLVIRDSYRNWGFPKGHVENGEAPADAALREVAEETGLVALRLRGAIETIDWYFRFRGRLVHKVCHFFLLETDAEHTTPQREEGITACRWETFDSAMTLVAYENARAVLRKASGMVDPGAGTS; translated from the coding sequence GTGACGCCCGCGCGCGCCCGCAGCCAGCGGCACGACGAGACCCGGGAGGAAATCTCCGCGGGCGGCATCGTTGTGCGCCGGACGCCCGACGCGCCGCTTTTTCTCGTCATCCGCGACTCGTACAGGAACTGGGGATTTCCCAAGGGACACGTCGAGAACGGGGAAGCGCCCGCCGACGCCGCTCTGCGCGAGGTGGCCGAGGAGACCGGTCTCGTGGCCCTCAGACTGCGCGGCGCCATCGAGACCATCGACTGGTACTTCCGCTTTCGCGGTCGGCTCGTGCACAAGGTCTGCCACTTCTTCCTCCTCGAGACCGACGCCGAGCATACCACGCCACAGCGCGAGGAGGGGATCACGGCCTGTCGATGGGAGACGTTCGACAGCGCGATGACGCTCGTCGCCTACGAAAACGCACGTGCCGTGTTGCGCAAGGCGTCCGGCATGGTCGATCCCGGCGCTGGCACCTCGTGA